The following coding sequences lie in one Thermodesulforhabdaceae bacterium genomic window:
- a CDS encoding GTP-binding protein, with protein sequence MGKKKFERKKPHVNVGTIGHIDHGKTTLTAAITKQLSFKGSAEFVPFDQIDKAPEERERG encoded by the coding sequence ATGGGAAAGAAGAAATTTGAGCGTAAGAAGCCGCATGTAAATGTGGGAACGATAGGACACATTGACCATGGGAAGACGACGTTGACGGCGGCGATTACAAAGCAGTTGTCGTTTAAGGGGTCTGCGGAGTTTGTTCCCTTTGATCAGATTGACAAAGCGCCGGAAGAGAGAGAACGAGGCAT
- the rplB gene encoding 50S ribosomal protein L2, translating to MGIKKVKPTSPGRRFQTYLTFDEITKTEPEKSLVEPLKKTGGRNNFGRVTAWHRGGGHKRLYRIIDFRRDKEGIPAKVASIEYDPNRSANIALLHYVDGEKRYIIAPMGLKVGDQVITSDEADIKPGNCLRLKAIPVGTIVHNVELQPGKGGQLGRSAGTAIQVMAKEGRYAVLRLPSGEMRMVLLECKATIGQVGNIDHINVSIGKAGRNRWLGRRPHVRGVAMNPIDHPMGGGEGKSSGGRHPCTPWGVPTKGYKTRKPDKPSDKFIIRRRK from the coding sequence ATGGGTATCAAAAAGGTAAAGCCAACATCGCCGGGCAGAAGATTTCAAACCTACTTGACTTTTGACGAAATTACCAAAACTGAACCTGAAAAGAGCCTGGTGGAACCCCTAAAAAAAACGGGGGGAAGAAACAATTTCGGTCGTGTAACAGCATGGCATAGAGGCGGCGGGCATAAGAGACTCTACAGGATTATCGACTTTAGACGTGATAAAGAGGGCATACCCGCTAAAGTTGCGAGCATAGAATACGATCCTAACAGATCTGCCAACATAGCTCTGCTGCATTACGTTGATGGTGAAAAGCGTTACATCATTGCTCCCATGGGCCTTAAAGTTGGTGATCAGGTAATTACCAGTGATGAGGCCGATATTAAACCTGGCAATTGCTTAAGGTTGAAGGCAATCCCAGTGGGAACAATTGTCCATAACGTGGAACTTCAACCCGGCAAAGGTGGACAATTAGGAAGATCTGCTGGGACAGCAATACAGGTCATGGCAAAAGAAGGGCGTTATGCCGTTTTGCGTCTTCCCTCAGGTGAGATGCGAATGGTGCTCCTGGAGTGCAAGGCTACAATCGGGCAAGTTGGAAACATTGATCACATAAACGTTTCCATAGGCAAAGCCGGAAGGAACCGATGGCTTGGCCGTCGTCCTCACGTGAGAGGCGTGGCCATGAACCCAATAGATCATCCCATGGGTGGTGGTGAAGGTAAAAGCTCAGGTGGGCGCCATCCCTGTACACCCTGGGGAGTACCTACTAAGGGTTATAAAACGAGAAAACCAGATAAGCCAAGCGACAAGTTCATAATAAGACGGCGCAAGTAG
- the rplW gene encoding 50S ribosomal protein L23 → MSNDLIKAYSVIKRPILTEKTLLQKNLYNKLTFEVDPKANKIEIRKAVELIFKVDVVDVHTIRMKGKKKRIGRYFTKRPDWKKAIVTIKPGQKVELFEGV, encoded by the coding sequence ATGAGCAACGACCTGATCAAGGCATATAGCGTCATTAAACGGCCGATCCTTACGGAAAAAACGCTGCTTCAAAAAAACTTATACAACAAGCTCACCTTCGAGGTGGATCCAAAGGCTAACAAGATAGAGATCCGTAAGGCGGTAGAACTAATCTTCAAAGTTGACGTTGTAGATGTCCACACAATACGAATGAAAGGAAAGAAAAAAAGGATTGGTCGATATTTTACAAAAAGACCCGATTGGAAAAAGGCAATTGTAACTATCAAACCCGGACAGAAAGTAGAACTTTTTGAGGGTGTGTAG
- the rpoC gene encoding DNA-directed RNA polymerase subunit beta', translating to MKDLYSNISFRKDIFNFNAVKISIASPEIIRQWSFGEVKKPETINYRTFKPEKDGLFCARIFGPIKNWECLCGKYKRMKHRGVVCEKCGVEVIQSTVRRERMGHIELASPVAHIWFLRSLPSKIGNLLDLSLRDLERVLYFDSYIVLSAPSGVEKIKKGDLITDEQYRKLAEELGPEFRAGIGAEAIQELLRELDLDAIIEELHQEIESTSSEAKKKKLGKRLRIVDAFRDSGNKPEWMILEVIPVLPPDLRPLVPLDGGRFATSDLNDLYRRLINRNNRLKKLQELGAPDIIVRNEKRMLQEAADVLFDNGRRGKVVLGSNKRPLKSLSDMLKGKQGRFRQNLLGKRVDYSGRTVIVIGPNLRLHQCGLPKRMALELFKPFILGKLEEKGVVSSVQMAKKLVEKEVPEVWDALEEVVREFPVLLNRAPTLHRLGIQAFEPILIEGKAIQLHPLVCTAFNADFDGDQMAVHVPLSVEAQAEARVLMMSSNNILSPAHGDPIIVPTQDIVLGLYYMTREKPFTLGEGQLFYSPEEVRRAYDAGSVNLHARIQVRMNGKFVQTTVGRVLLSEILPPTLDFDLVNKVMTKKAIAKLIDECYRKVGTKATVILADRLKDLGYAMATKSGISIAIKNMVIPKKKPEILKKAFEEVEEIERQYSEGLITEGEKYNKVVDTWAKATEDISAEMMKEIAMEKVVGKEGQEEEMQSFNPIYMMADSGARGSKEQMRQLAGMRGLMAKPSGEIIETPITANFREGLTVLQYFISTHGARKGLADTALKTANAGYLTRRLVDVAQDVVIAEEDCGSLDGIEQTALLEAGEIIQQLSERILGRIAHEDIVDPVTGEVLVRSGEEINEEAVKKIEEAGIERVSIRSPLTCKSHRGVCIKCYGRDLAQGKPVEIGEAVGIIAAQSIGEPGTQLTMRTFHIGGAVSKRVEQTSISNRYPGIVRFINLHTVVNRAGELIAINRNGELVIESATTGRERERYRIIYGARIKVKDGDVVEAETSIAEWDPFNTPILTEKEGIVKFGDLIEGQTLQEKIDPVTGKASKFVSEYKETDLRPRVSIKDTKGRTIARYYLPVGAILMVNEGDEVYPGDVLAKIPRETTKTKDITGGLPRVAELFEVRRPKEHAIIAEIDGIVHFGRDTKGKRKIVIEPEVGEPREYLIPKGKHIIVHEGDYVRAGEPLMDGSPDPHDILRVQGEKAIAKYLLDEIQRVYRLQGVRINDKHIEVIVRQMIKRVKITNPGDSGFLPGEQVERHIFEETNERLIAQGKTPAEAEPLLLGITKASLSTDSFISAASFQETTKVLTDAASSGRVDKLRGLKENVILGRLIPAGTGLPKYRAIRERAINR from the coding sequence TTGAAAGACCTCTATAGTAACATATCATTCAGAAAAGACATTTTTAACTTTAACGCCGTAAAAATTTCCATAGCATCACCGGAAATTATTCGGCAGTGGTCTTTTGGGGAGGTTAAAAAACCTGAAACGATCAACTACAGAACCTTCAAACCGGAAAAAGATGGTCTCTTCTGCGCCCGAATTTTCGGACCGATCAAAAACTGGGAATGCCTTTGTGGAAAATACAAACGGATGAAACATCGAGGAGTTGTTTGCGAAAAGTGTGGAGTTGAAGTTATCCAGTCAACGGTCCGAAGAGAGCGAATGGGGCATATAGAACTAGCTTCACCTGTGGCTCATATTTGGTTTCTGAGAAGTCTCCCTAGCAAGATAGGCAACCTCCTCGATTTATCACTAAGAGATCTTGAACGAGTGCTCTATTTTGATTCCTATATTGTGCTTTCTGCTCCTTCGGGAGTTGAAAAAATTAAAAAAGGTGATCTTATAACCGATGAGCAATACAGAAAACTGGCAGAAGAATTAGGGCCTGAATTTAGAGCAGGCATTGGAGCAGAAGCCATACAGGAACTTTTGCGGGAACTCGACTTAGACGCTATCATCGAGGAACTCCACCAAGAAATTGAGAGCACCTCTTCTGAAGCAAAAAAGAAAAAACTTGGCAAAAGACTACGAATTGTCGACGCTTTTAGAGACTCTGGAAATAAACCTGAATGGATGATTCTTGAAGTCATCCCCGTTCTTCCTCCAGATCTGAGGCCTCTCGTTCCTCTTGACGGAGGACGTTTCGCTACAAGCGATCTTAATGACCTCTATCGTCGCCTCATCAACCGAAACAACCGCTTGAAGAAACTGCAGGAACTCGGAGCGCCCGATATTATCGTTCGCAACGAAAAAAGAATGCTCCAAGAAGCAGCCGATGTGCTTTTCGATAACGGACGCAGAGGCAAGGTAGTTCTGGGAAGCAACAAGCGACCACTTAAATCCCTAAGCGATATGCTAAAGGGGAAGCAGGGACGCTTTCGCCAGAACCTTCTTGGAAAGAGAGTTGATTACTCAGGTCGAACAGTTATCGTCATAGGCCCCAACCTGAGACTCCATCAGTGTGGCCTTCCCAAAAGGATGGCTCTGGAACTCTTCAAGCCCTTTATATTAGGTAAACTTGAAGAAAAAGGGGTTGTTTCCAGCGTTCAGATGGCGAAAAAACTAGTAGAAAAAGAAGTCCCCGAAGTATGGGACGCTTTGGAGGAAGTGGTCAGAGAATTTCCTGTGTTACTTAACCGAGCCCCTACCCTTCACCGACTTGGCATTCAAGCCTTCGAGCCTATTCTCATTGAAGGGAAAGCTATCCAGCTTCATCCGCTCGTTTGCACAGCCTTCAATGCAGATTTCGACGGCGATCAGATGGCTGTTCATGTTCCACTTTCAGTGGAAGCTCAGGCTGAAGCCAGGGTGCTTATGATGTCGAGCAACAACATCCTTAGCCCAGCTCACGGAGATCCGATTATTGTACCCACTCAAGATATAGTGCTCGGACTTTATTACATGACCAGAGAAAAACCCTTCACTTTAGGTGAAGGGCAACTGTTTTACAGTCCCGAAGAGGTTCGTCGCGCTTATGATGCAGGATCTGTAAACCTTCACGCCAGAATTCAGGTCCGAATGAATGGAAAGTTCGTCCAGACAACGGTTGGCAGAGTGCTCCTTTCAGAAATTCTTCCGCCCACATTAGATTTCGATCTTGTAAACAAGGTCATGACCAAAAAAGCGATAGCAAAGTTGATAGACGAATGCTACCGCAAAGTTGGCACAAAGGCCACCGTAATCTTAGCAGATCGCTTAAAAGATCTCGGTTATGCGATGGCTACTAAAAGCGGTATCTCCATAGCTATCAAAAATATGGTCATCCCTAAGAAAAAACCGGAAATACTGAAGAAAGCCTTTGAAGAAGTCGAAGAAATCGAACGGCAATACAGTGAAGGACTTATAACCGAGGGAGAAAAATACAACAAAGTAGTCGATACCTGGGCTAAAGCCACAGAAGATATTTCAGCGGAAATGATGAAAGAAATCGCCATGGAGAAAGTTGTCGGGAAGGAAGGCCAGGAAGAAGAGATGCAGTCTTTCAACCCGATCTACATGATGGCTGATTCTGGAGCTCGAGGTAGTAAAGAACAGATGAGACAGCTAGCGGGTATGCGAGGATTGATGGCTAAGCCTTCTGGTGAAATCATAGAAACTCCCATTACGGCAAACTTCCGTGAAGGACTCACCGTGCTTCAATACTTCATTTCCACTCATGGTGCTCGAAAGGGACTTGCCGACACTGCTCTCAAAACAGCAAACGCCGGTTATCTCACTCGCCGACTCGTTGATGTGGCTCAGGATGTAGTAATCGCAGAAGAAGATTGCGGCTCTCTTGACGGCATAGAACAAACTGCTCTTCTTGAAGCAGGAGAAATCATCCAACAGCTAAGCGAAAGAATCCTTGGTAGAATTGCTCATGAGGATATTGTGGATCCTGTTACGGGAGAAGTGCTTGTACGGTCCGGGGAAGAAATAAATGAAGAAGCCGTAAAGAAAATTGAAGAAGCCGGTATTGAAAGAGTTTCCATAAGATCACCTCTGACTTGCAAAAGCCATAGAGGTGTATGCATTAAATGCTATGGTCGAGATCTTGCTCAGGGGAAACCGGTAGAAATCGGTGAAGCCGTGGGGATTATAGCAGCTCAATCAATCGGGGAACCAGGAACTCAGCTCACCATGAGAACCTTCCATATCGGTGGTGCGGTAAGTAAACGAGTTGAGCAAACATCTATTTCAAACCGTTATCCTGGTATAGTAAGGTTTATAAACCTCCATACTGTTGTCAACCGCGCTGGGGAACTTATTGCGATAAATCGCAATGGGGAACTAGTCATAGAAAGTGCAACCACGGGTCGAGAGCGCGAGCGATACCGTATCATCTACGGAGCTAGGATAAAGGTAAAAGACGGTGATGTTGTTGAAGCAGAAACATCCATTGCAGAATGGGATCCGTTCAACACGCCGATTCTTACGGAAAAAGAAGGAATAGTCAAATTTGGTGATCTTATTGAAGGACAAACCCTTCAGGAAAAAATAGACCCTGTAACGGGTAAGGCAAGTAAGTTTGTATCCGAATACAAAGAAACAGATCTGAGACCTCGAGTATCCATAAAGGATACAAAGGGAAGAACCATAGCAAGATATTATCTGCCGGTAGGAGCAATCCTTATGGTTAACGAGGGGGATGAAGTCTATCCCGGTGATGTTCTTGCGAAAATCCCAAGAGAAACTACTAAAACCAAGGATATAACTGGAGGTCTCCCACGAGTTGCTGAACTGTTTGAAGTTAGAAGACCAAAAGAACATGCTATCATAGCTGAAATAGACGGAATTGTTCACTTTGGAAGAGATACAAAGGGCAAGAGAAAAATAGTTATCGAACCAGAAGTTGGAGAACCACGGGAATATCTCATTCCTAAGGGGAAACACATCATAGTTCATGAGGGCGACTATGTCAGAGCTGGAGAACCTTTAATGGATGGATCTCCGGATCCTCATGACATCTTAAGAGTTCAAGGAGAAAAGGCGATAGCAAAATATTTGCTTGACGAAATCCAGCGAGTTTACAGACTCCAGGGTGTTCGCATTAACGATAAACACATAGAAGTAATTGTGCGACAGATGATCAAACGAGTTAAAATCACCAATCCTGGCGATTCTGGCTTTTTGCCAGGCGAACAGGTAGAAAGACACATCTTCGAAGAAACAAATGAGAGACTTATTGCTCAGGGGAAAACCCCTGCAGAAGCAGAACCACTGCTTCTGGGAATTACAAAGGCTTCTCTTAGCACCGATAGCTTCATATCTGCCGCATCGTTCCAGGAAACTACTAAAGTTCTTACGGACGCTGCATCATCAGGACGAGTAGATAAGCTTAGAGGACTGAAGGAAAATGTTATCCTGGGAAGATTAATCCCGGCTGGCACGGGGTTACCTAAGTATAGAGCAATCAGAGAGAGAGCAATTAATAGATAG
- the rplC gene encoding 50S ribosomal protein L3 → MIKGLIGRKIGMTQIFAEDGTVVPVTVIETGPCIVTQIKTEEKDGYRAVQLGFGQAKPKNLTRPLKGHLDKSVSLTEDKQYPKILREFRVDDPSAFQLGHKIVASDVFSIGDRVDVIGITKGRGFSGTIKRWGFQRGPMTHGCKNIREPGSTGCATFPARVIKGKKMPGHYGSERVTVLNLAIVDIRPEDNVILVRGAVPGSRNGIVLIRKTNRLKK, encoded by the coding sequence ATGATTAAGGGACTTATCGGGCGCAAGATAGGGATGACGCAGATATTTGCAGAAGATGGAACGGTGGTGCCAGTAACTGTTATTGAGACCGGACCATGCATAGTGACTCAGATAAAAACAGAAGAAAAGGATGGATACCGAGCCGTCCAGTTGGGGTTTGGGCAGGCAAAACCCAAAAATCTAACTCGTCCGTTAAAGGGACATCTAGACAAATCGGTATCACTTACCGAAGACAAACAATACCCCAAAATACTCAGGGAGTTCAGAGTTGATGATCCCTCCGCTTTCCAGCTCGGACACAAAATTGTCGCAAGCGATGTTTTTTCGATCGGAGACCGAGTTGATGTAATCGGAATAACAAAAGGGCGAGGTTTTTCGGGCACGATCAAAAGATGGGGATTTCAGCGTGGTCCCATGACGCATGGATGTAAAAACATCCGTGAGCCTGGTTCCACAGGGTGCGCCACCTTCCCTGCTCGAGTCATCAAAGGAAAAAAAATGCCGGGACATTATGGTAGCGAGCGGGTTACAGTTTTAAACCTCGCTATCGTGGATATAAGACCAGAGGACAACGTTATACTAGTGCGCGGTGCTGTTCCAGGATCACGCAACGGGATCGTGTTGATTCGCAAAACCAACCGGTTAAAAAAGTAA
- the tuf gene encoding elongation factor Tu, translating to LSFKGSAEFVPFDQIDKAPEERERGITIATAHVEYETDKRHYAHVDCPGHADYIKNMITGAAQMDGAILVVAADDGPMPQTREHILLARQVGVPYIVVFLNKVDMVDDPELIELVELEVRELLTNYGFPGDEVPVVKGSALKALESNDPNSPEAKCIFELMEAIDNYIPEPIRDVDKPFLMPIEDVFSISGRGTVVTGRVERGIIKVGDEVEIVGFGPTQKTVCTSIEMFRKILDEGRAGDNIGILLRGIKKEEVERGMVVAKPGSITPHTKFKAEVYVLKKEEGGRHTPFFSGYRPQFYFRTTDVTGTIKLPDGVEMIMPGDNTNIEVELITPVALEKELRFAIREGGRTVGAGVITEILQ from the coding sequence TTGTCGTTTAAGGGGTCTGCGGAGTTTGTTCCCTTTGATCAGATTGACAAAGCGCCGGAAGAGAGAGAACGAGGCATTACGATAGCGACAGCACATGTGGAGTATGAGACCGACAAGAGACATTATGCCCATGTGGACTGCCCAGGTCACGCTGACTACATCAAGAACATGATTACCGGTGCGGCGCAGATGGATGGAGCGATTCTGGTGGTGGCAGCAGACGATGGACCGATGCCACAGACTAGAGAACACATTCTTCTTGCAAGGCAGGTAGGAGTTCCCTACATTGTGGTGTTTCTTAACAAGGTCGATATGGTTGATGATCCAGAGCTTATAGAACTTGTAGAACTTGAAGTAAGAGAACTTCTTACAAATTACGGATTTCCCGGGGATGAAGTGCCTGTAGTTAAGGGATCTGCTCTGAAGGCTCTGGAATCTAACGATCCCAACAGCCCTGAAGCAAAATGCATCTTTGAACTTATGGAGGCTATAGATAACTATATCCCCGAGCCTATAAGAGATGTAGACAAGCCATTTCTCATGCCTATAGAAGACGTCTTCTCCATAAGTGGACGAGGAACAGTAGTAACGGGTAGAGTAGAACGAGGTATAATAAAAGTTGGAGACGAAGTTGAGATAGTAGGTTTTGGACCTACTCAGAAGACGGTTTGCACAAGTATTGAAATGTTCAGAAAGATTCTGGATGAAGGACGAGCAGGAGACAATATAGGAATACTCCTTAGAGGTATTAAGAAGGAAGAAGTAGAAAGAGGAATGGTTGTAGCAAAGCCGGGAAGCATAACACCTCACACTAAGTTCAAGGCAGAAGTTTACGTGCTAAAGAAAGAAGAAGGTGGAAGACATACGCCTTTCTTCTCGGGCTACAGACCTCAATTCTACTTCAGAACAACAGACGTTACCGGAACGATCAAACTCCCCGATGGAGTAGAAATGATAATGCCCGGGGATAACACAAACATTGAAGTGGAACTCATTACCCCGGTCGCTCTCGAAAAGGAACTCCGCTTCGCAATCCGTGAAGGAGGCCGCACCGTCGGCGCAGGAGTTATTACGGAAATTTTACAGTAG
- the rpsG gene encoding 30S ribosomal protein S7, which translates to MPRRREVKKRDVLPDPKYNSKLVAKFVNNVMRSGKKSVAERIVYGAFDFIAQKTNKDPLEVFHQALDSVRPIVEVKSRRVGGATYQVPVEVRPERRDSLAMKWIISYARQRSEKTMISKLAGELLDASQNRGGAVKKREDTHRMAEANKAFAHYRW; encoded by the coding sequence ATGCCAAGGCGAAGAGAAGTTAAGAAACGAGATGTTTTGCCAGATCCTAAATACAACAGCAAACTGGTTGCGAAGTTTGTCAACAATGTCATGAGGTCCGGCAAGAAGAGCGTTGCAGAGCGGATAGTATACGGAGCTTTTGACTTTATCGCCCAGAAGACAAACAAGGATCCTCTGGAAGTCTTTCACCAGGCTCTTGACAGCGTGCGCCCAATAGTTGAAGTAAAATCCCGAAGAGTCGGAGGAGCAACCTATCAAGTGCCTGTGGAAGTTCGCCCTGAACGCCGCGATTCCCTCGCTATGAAATGGATCATTTCCTATGCACGACAACGATCGGAAAAAACAATGATCTCTAAGCTTGCAGGGGAACTTCTAGATGCATCTCAAAATCGAGGTGGAGCCGTTAAAAAGCGTGAAGATACTCACCGCATGGCAGAAGCTAACAAAGCTTTTGCTCATTATCGGTGGTAG
- the rpsJ gene encoding 30S ribosomal protein S10 gives MATTEKNEKTERIRIRLKAYDHRLLDQAVKEIVETVSKTGARISGPIPLPTKIHRYTVLRSPHIDKKSREQFEIRVHKRLIDIIDPTQQTVDALMKLDLSAGIDVEIK, from the coding sequence ATGGCTACGACCGAAAAGAACGAAAAGACCGAAAGAATACGAATCCGCTTGAAAGCATATGATCATCGGTTGTTGGATCAGGCGGTTAAAGAGATAGTAGAAACGGTGAGCAAGACCGGAGCCCGTATTTCAGGACCTATACCACTTCCTACTAAAATTCATCGCTATACCGTGCTTCGGTCGCCTCACATAGACAAGAAATCTAGAGAACAGTTCGAGATTAGAGTGCACAAGAGGCTTATTGACATTATTGACCCGACACAGCAGACAGTCGATGCACTTATGAAACTTGATCTTTCGGCAGGCATCGATGTGGAGATAAAGTAG
- the rplD gene encoding 50S ribosomal protein L4: MPTVYVYNMNKEMVGELNLRDDIFNVPVKIPVLHQVVLYQLAKRRAGTAKTKTRTEVSGGGRKPWRQKGTGRARVGSIRSPLWRGGGIIHGPKPRSYAFKLPKKVRRLALKMALSQKLKDFELTVLDKLQMDRISTKEFVSFMKRFELGKTLFVMPLDDEVVEKSARNIPLVKILRWDGLNVYDVLNYHHLVLTQESVQKIEEFLGK, translated from the coding sequence ATGCCTACAGTGTATGTTTACAACATGAATAAAGAAATGGTGGGAGAGCTAAATTTACGGGACGATATATTTAACGTCCCCGTAAAAATTCCCGTGCTTCATCAGGTAGTGTTGTATCAACTGGCAAAGCGTCGAGCGGGCACAGCCAAAACCAAGACTAGAACAGAAGTATCCGGTGGTGGAAGGAAGCCTTGGCGCCAGAAAGGAACGGGGCGAGCACGAGTAGGAAGCATTCGCTCTCCTTTGTGGAGAGGCGGCGGGATCATTCATGGTCCTAAGCCTCGATCATATGCCTTCAAATTGCCGAAAAAAGTTAGGCGTCTGGCGTTAAAGATGGCTCTTTCTCAAAAGCTGAAAGACTTCGAACTCACAGTGCTCGATAAGCTGCAAATGGATCGGATCAGCACTAAAGAATTTGTCAGCTTTATGAAAAGGTTTGAATTGGGAAAGACGCTCTTTGTGATGCCTTTAGATGATGAGGTGGTGGAAAAATCGGCACGAAACATTCCTTTAGTGAAGATTCTCCGTTGGGACGGATTAAACGTCTATGATGTTTTAAACTATCACCACCTTGTTCTTACACAGGAAAGTGTCCAAAAGATAGAGGAGTTCTTGGGGAAATGA
- the rpsL gene encoding 30S ribosomal protein S12 has translation MPTISQLVRKGREKVKRKSKSPALQGSPQKRGVCVRVYTTTPKKPNSALRKVARVRLTNGYEVTAYIPGIGHNLQEHSVVLIRGGRVKDLPGVRYHIIRGTLDASGVANRKQGRSKYGAKKPK, from the coding sequence ATGCCAACGATAAGCCAGTTGGTAAGAAAAGGACGAGAAAAGGTAAAACGTAAATCCAAATCACCGGCTCTTCAGGGTTCTCCACAGAAACGTGGAGTATGTGTGAGGGTATACACTACTACCCCAAAGAAACCAAATTCGGCTCTACGTAAAGTTGCAAGAGTGCGCCTTACTAACGGGTATGAAGTAACCGCTTACATTCCCGGGATCGGCCACAATCTTCAGGAACACTCAGTCGTGTTGATAAGAGGAGGTCGAGTCAAAGACCTTCCTGGTGTTAGATATCACATTATTAGAGGGACCCTGGATGCAAGCGGTGTAGCAAACAGAAAGCAGGGCCGTTCCAAATATGGGGCTAAAAAGCCCAAATAG